In Benincasa hispida cultivar B227 chromosome 8, ASM972705v1, whole genome shotgun sequence, the sequence ATCTCCAAGACTCCAACATCCATATAATTAAGCGATCAAAGTCGCTATCTAAACATGAAGTTACGGGGAATTGTTTGTAGAAAGAATCCTCACATTTCGCTCATGAAACAAATCTTTGAAGGTAACACAACCCAAAAAGATAATCCTATATGAGAATGAAATGAGATTAAAGGAACAAGATGAAACACGTTTTCTTCCTATAATGGTAGTCCCCAAGAATGGCCAGCTTATTATCTTCGAAACCACCAGAAACTCCTGCAAAAATGGTAGAATGCAAGCAAAAAACCAACTACCCTGGTTGGAAATGGTCTGTATATCACTCCACTTTGACTTTGTTCATGGTATCTTGCTATGCTGGAAAATGGAGAGAAGATCATTTAATCTACTTGTTCaagttttcttcaaatctcTCAATAGCAGCACCGACACCACTCTTTGATTCTCCCTTTTGAACTTTATTAGGATAACCAAGCGCTTCATTACCTTCATTTGCTTTCTCTACAAGCTTTAAATGAAGCCAACCTGTCATTGCGATGTCTCTTTAGTAACAAGCAGCCATCGCTTTCTATCAAACTTAACCACCACTACTattcttttccttttgatttattttagaaAAGGTTCTTATAATTCAGGTGGAAGAGATTCCTCAAACCATCCTATAAAAGATCACAGCATCCATATAActttgaagagagaaaaaataatagACCATTACCAAGAGGGAAGCAAAATGCTGCACCTAGGACAGATCCCAATGCTACATTCCTAGCACGCCACTTGAGTGATCCTGGCACTGTTTCAGTAAGCCAAATAACAAAACAAGCTAAATTGCAGCTGATGTTCAAGAATATGATACAATTCTGTCGTTCAAacttcaaacattttaagcTGCCCCAAGCTTCAaagtaaaatttcataaaaattaagaTAAGGCATAACCCTATGCTTTTAGATCCAAGGGACAGCAAGTGAGCTATCAAATTATTCGCATTTGGTATAACTACTTACATATTAGACCAAATGTAGCAGCTGTGGCAGAACCAGCTGCAGCAACATTGAAGACATCGTGTACAGCACGCTTCTCAGCTAGCAGATTTTGTAGACCATAAAATGCAGCTGTAAACATCCCAAGGCGCACACCACCAACTATTGAGCCACGTGTAACTCGGATAAATCTTTTCTCCATTGCATCTCTTATTAACCTATATTGTTCACGCTTGTCAGGTGTGCTACCAAGCTTCAATGTAACTTCTGCATCCTTACTCTGCCAATTGTCATAGGACTCTCAAATATCATCCAGTTGGAAAATTTTCACTTCATTAAACACGAGTCATTTCAGAAAGGCAAATTGCAAAAGATACTGAGTATATGTGGTGCAACTGGCATTTCTATATTTAACATCTCCAAGTATTTGTCTAAGCCTTTTATTACTTTCCCTCTTTCTTGTACAGCCATGGATTCAGAAGTAAAAAGTCGAGAGCATTAGAATGAGAGAAGCCctgtttttgttatttatatttgtttgaAAACTCATGAAAATAGTTAGGttgaaataacaaataaaactcCTTATGTACCCTTGTCATAAAAGATAAGTCTATTACCATGAAAACCTTATATGCATAGAAGAAGTCCACACTACAGTCTACCCCTTTGGTTTCCCTTGATCTACAACTTTCAAGCGTATTCTCTTGAGCAGATGCAATCATCATTCATTGTTATGACATTTATGCAATACTAGAATTGCTCACTACTCTTAATACATTTAATGATCAATTCCGAAGTTTCATCGAAATCATTCCACcttcaaaatatttacacaacAAATGAACCTAAGTTGGAATGAATAATGAGATCAAGGGGAACAAAGTTTCATTCCACTATCCCACCGTTGTATCATTTCTTCACAACTTTCAATCATCCAAGCAGCAGGAAAAAAGCAAACTTCTCAACTTCGAAAATTCAATTACAATAGAACATCATGGGTATATATTTACACTAAATTAACTTACCACCGAAGCGGCTGCTTCTTTGCTTCCTCCATAAAACATGCCTGCAAACACTCCAATAGTTGTTGCCGTACCCCAGTTCACCGTTCCGGGCAATTTTTTAGTACTCTGGTTAAATGAACATTAATCAAGTGGGCGATCAGAAAAGCCGGTTCTAGACCCAGTTAATCATCAGGGAACAAAAATTCATTCGGATATTTAATAGATAATTTGAACTACCTTTTCAATTCATATACTCAAactcattataaagaaaaacctAATTCAATAAAGGGGCAATGTTGAATGATCCAAAAGAAACGGCCTTCTGATGATCAAATTGTAAAAGACGGAGAAAAGTTAGTTCTAAGAGAGATGCTTACAGTTGATGCCGTTTCTTCGGATTTCTCGGCTACTTCCATCGTCAAATAGATCTCTAACTATAATGGCAACACTCCTACACCGAAGGCCAGGAAACCATTGATTGTCGGCCAAAGAAGAAACCCTTTTTTCGCCTTCTCGTAAATAGATGGAAACAGTATCTCAAGTAAGATTCGGACACTCTGAAAGTCGAGACTTGAGAGCGAAGCAGAAGGTGCCGAGTTTTGTCCGATGATGCGGAGGCGGAGGTGGCTTCAGCCGAGTCGTTAATCAAACTTGGGGAATTTGCACGAATAACCCAAAATTTGGGACTAAATTGGCAAATAATCTTTTCTGTAAATCACAATTAACCTCCTCCTACTAACGTCACATTTTAGTGAAACTATCAAAATAAATTCGTGCACGTAGAAAAACcatctcgctctcactctccAGCTCATCCACTCTCTCACTCTCTTCCTTTTCTCACTCACAAATCACTTTCATCTCTCTCCACTCTCTCGTTCTCTCGCACTCTTGTCCTCTTTGTGTGGTTTCGCTCTCGTCTCTCTTGCTCTCTTGGTTGCGTTGAAGCTATTCATGTTGAATCGTTGTGTCGAAGAAGCTATAGTTgtgttagagaagaagacaacGTCCCTCTCGTCTCTCTCGCCCCCTTGGTTGTGTCTAGCTGCTCGTGTGGAATCATTGTGCCGGAGAAGCTATGGCTGTGCCGAAGAAGAAGAGAACACGACAccagaggaaaagaagaaaatgcgaagaagaaagaatgaaaagaaaaacgaaATACCAGGAACTCACtctaaaagagaagaagaagagaggaaggGCAAATTCATAACTTCACGTGGTCATGATGTCAACAGAAAGTCaatttctattattttaaaaaagcagggtgttttttttgttggagttagcatgcaattagcggaagcaaaagcatgttcataaattaaaataggGTTTGAAGATATACTATTCTCTTGACCTTAGATTGAATAGTGGGATTTAAAGTGAGCTTAAATTTTAGAGATTTTGAAGGAGAAGCCACTGGTTTTTTCTTCTCAAAATGGAAAACAGAATTTTCTTTTGTATGTCCCTCAATTTCAGCTAAATTAACTAACTTTTATTAGCTTGATTAGTGCAATCAAATTGCACAGCCAATTGACACCAAATCCACATCAAGTGAATGGAATTTAAGGTGGAATGATGATTGTCAAAAGATGGAGAAATCAAGTTAGGGTATTTTtcccattttcaaatttaaaaaataacatttttaaaaaaatttaaatttaaatttctataatttaaattaaatcaaaatttgattttataattttgaattttcataaaattcaaaattttaattaatttttaattaatcaattaaacaattaattgattaatataagttaatatataatattaaattatttacaccATCAACTCCATAaatatgaatctctattcttgtaattaatatttaaattgcatttaaatattattaatttcgtttaatttgataattaaacatatcAATTTCTCTTGTGAGctacctaatagacctacagatcatgggctccaacaatatgagattaaccggttaaactctttaacttaattaaccaacatttgtttactactgggtcactccattaaagcctaatagttgcactcctctcattgtagatataatTGTGTCTACccaatataaccataattagtaagtcaacccttcataggttgtttgtaataatggctaggtcaaaagttgttttaccctcgagattatatcttgttctttaagtcctactaattctctaatgaacaattggtttgtgatccaatcactaaaccgagtccctctagggccaatgagagggtgggactccttgttcaagactcggagttaAAAAGAGAagaacctctctactatccctaataGCAGATAggaatgaatttcgtcttgtaccTTATGCACTcagttttaccctcgaaatgggaagcttattgagtaggtGCTactgagccaactctcacccatgcaaatctaaggataatcctgaataaacaagagttcatagttagtgcagcattaaggtcaagttacctaggtcatcgctttgaaatagccagtcgtaaacagtaaacaacgttataaagtaagagtgttttatttcttggtttgatcttatacaaagtctttgcataagatgccccctactcgcatgtctctaaaTGAACGAATCAaaatcacttcatttgtagcactttaaaacaattgtaacatctacaaagtggatgCATCCGATAgcgtcaccagaataaggtacccaaccttatccctatactataaaccattttgattatttgctcgaacttgatctactcttatgtcttcatataaagttcaagtactcgagtaatagtcatggatcttagtttattggatttaggttatttctaaaaacaaatgagcaattcatgcattcaataacaactttgtTGAATCAAACTCTAAGAACATTCATATCGattaacaaaataagtttattgtttaccaaccacgagttttaggacatcaAACCCAACATTTTCAACTTGGGCTTCCAAAAGGACTCAACTATGTCATTTACTCATCAAACTTTGATAGAAAATTTGTTTGAATGACCCAAAATTTTGGCCCAAAATGCGACccgaattttttttaaaaaaatgccaAATGACCCTTTATTGATGTGAAAGTTCGAGTAAAATTACCAAAACAAACCCACGCACGTAGAAAAGTTCATCTTGTTCTCACTCTCGATGATAATCCATCCACCACAAAGCCACACACTACCGCAAAATGGGTCGCCTTCTTCCCCTCTCTTGCTCTCTCTTGCAGAGGAATGGAATGGATGTAGATTGTCGATTTCGACCAAATTTCGCTGAGGGATGGAACAGATGATGGTTGTTGAAACCATGGAACGAGGGCTATGCTCGGTCTCAAGCGAAAGGGCAGAAATAAAGGTCGCGTTGAAGccatagaagaaaataaaattgcaccagagaaaaaggaaagagaaaaagaaaggaaaatttatAACTTCACTCATTTGTGACGTCAGCAGAAGGTCATTtgacctttttttaaaaaaactggGTCATTTGGCATTTTAAACCTTTAAAATAGGCTAGTTGTGCAATTTTCTAAactttcatattatatatacaataagttagttattatatttatatatatttatatattatatttaatttaattttgaattaaattaactgaaatatgaaaataactcCATCCCTATTTTTATTCTCCCTCACTTGTGGTGTTGAGAGAGGTTATGGGAGATTGGTCTTTGGCTTGCATTTGACGCAAAAGGAGAAAGAAATTCTCTTTAGTTTATCTCTAAAGAAACTCATGAATAACACACAGAAGAAAAAGTTCCTTCTTGGAGATCGAAACGTTTGCGACCAGATCGAAGGACTATGCGAAGAATTTTGTCTTCAAGGATAAGTTTCTTTAGACTCCAAGCAGTAAATTTATTGATTATGCATAATTTgattgatttgaaaattagaattctgtaaaaagttaaaattgagATCGATCTCCTTTTCTTGCGAACCTTCACCGATTCTTTCAAATTCCTGGTATTATAGAAGGTCTAAAATGCTTGACCAAGCTTAAGGAAGAAGACGACCTACAAAGAGGACCTAATTTGAGGTGAATGAAGTAGTTTTGTACATCAACTTGTATACGTATTTGAATTGGCCAAAATATTGGGTTGTCAAATAaggatatttttaatatattggtATTTGAATTGTTTGGACAGTGATTGTACTCGAACAATGTCACCCGGTGCAAGAAATTCAAGATCTTCTACCCCCAAGACAACAAAGTGTCAATGTAGAGTGAATAGTGGTGCTTGTGGCTTGTCATGTGCTCGCATGCCATCCAAGTGTTTAAACAGAGGTAGTAAAATGACCGAGGTGCGTTAATGCAACTTATTTAGTTAGGAATGTTGGAAATGCTACGGAAAATGATGAAACCAATGAGAGAGTCGCGACCTTGTTCTCATGGTGCATAATCTTAATGATATCGGAATCACGAGGATCAAGGGCATCAAGAGGATCAAGATGCATCATGAGAAACAAGGTCACGACTCTCCTAATCGAATGACCATACTTGAATGACTCTTTAGCTTTAGAGACATTTTTTCTAGCATTTGAACTGATCTCCCATTCACAAATGAGATACTCTCAATAATGCAAATGGAGGGAAGAAAGGGGGATTTGATCTGCTTCTAACCTTTATCTGCTTAATACCtgacaaaaagaaagaaaaaagaagaccAAATAAGGACATGTtcataattgaaaaaattagaaTACCATATTCATTCCACAAATAGGAGGTTGATTGACATTACAAAACTGACAATAAGCCaaaccaaaaacaaataaaagctGTATAAGTCGATGCTTCACTACAACAAAGGATCATTAATATTCTTTGCATCAGTTAGAAGCAAACTTGAATTCTTCTTACtcgttcttcttctttttcttctttgccTTCTCAGCGCTCAAATCTGTTCTCCCTCCCTCTTGTTCTTCGAGAGAGAGAGCAGAGAGCCGAGAGCGAGATTCAGATTGGTCAGTGCACGCAAGGATTTCGTTTGGTAATTTCATTAGAGTTGATTTCAACAAagggttgaaaaaaaaaaccctcattTTCAAAATGTGGGGCAAATCTCCTTTTTACCTCTCAATATGGGTCCCGTGCAAAAATCCATGAAAACTTCTGCTTTTGGCTGGAGAATCTCCCGCTCAAcggagaatttgaagaaaaagaagaaaaagcttgtcgatgagagagagagagaggtaaAGATAGCTGGATTTcagaaaaaggagaagaaaaccATCAACAAACAAATCAAACCCTCATGTAAAAGCAGAACAACAAAATCAATTCAAAGTCACGAATTCAATCCAAATTCTTCAACAATACTCATCTGAATAAAGTAGTTCTAATCAGCTCCTTAAACCGACACCAAATTCTTCTCCATCCACAAGCAAGGTATCATTTCCCCTAAATCAGATCTCTCCTCCTTCAAACTCAATTCTCACTCACTCACTCACTCACTCCTCCATCTCCTTCAACAATGTCAAGAACATCTCTCCTAAttcctctctccctctctctcatCCTCTCGTCTCTTCCACCATTCAGTTCCACCACCAACATCCACTCCGACGCCTGCCGCTCCTTCTGCGGAAACATCACCATCGACTATCCCTTCGCTCTCCAATACGGTTGCGGCCATCCCGGCTACCGCGATCTTCTGTATTGTATGAACGATGTTCTAATGTTCCACATCCGATCCGGATCCTACAGAGTATTAGACATCGATTACGCTTACGAAGCCCTAACTCTCCACGATCCTCACATGTCGACCTGCGATACCATCGTCCTCGGCGGTCGAGGCAATGGCTTCGACATCGAGGAGTGGCGGTCGCCGTACCTGAATCCGACGGCCGATAACGCCTTTCTCCTTATCGGTTGCTCCGCCCAATCGCCGCTCTTCCAAGGGTTCCCAAATAAGCATCTGGTTTGCAGAAACATTTCGGGAATGGGTTGTGAGGAGTATTACGACTGTCCGGCTTGGGATTTATTGGGCCACAGAAGACCGGGCCGGGTTTATGGGTCCGGTCCACCAGAGTGCTGTGCGGTTCCTTTTGGGTCTATTAAGGCTATAAATCTCACGAAGCTTCAGTGTGAAGGGTATAGTAGTGCCTATAATTTGGCCCCGTTGAGGATTAATGGGCCTGATGAATGGGCCTATGGAATTCGTGTGAAATATTCAGTTCAAGCAAATGAAGACTTTTGTCGAGCGTGCCAAGCCACTGGTGGCACGTGCGGGTATGGTACGGATAGTGTTAGACAGGTGTGTATGTGTGGGAGCTCCAATTCTACCTCCACTTGTGATTTTGGTAAGTTGGGACTGATTTCagaacattattattatttctatcAAACTATAAATTTGGTTATATAATCATATAGTCCCATAAAATATCACAAATAAttcttatgatttataaatttctcataaatattttcattttatcatatTCTAAGagctaaattttaattataaatcgtaaggactaaattctaaattttttctaaatcttatgaatcaaatttgtaatttaacttttttttcatttttcatttctaCGTTTTGGGAAGTTTTGGGAAATTTAGGGTACATCGTATtgactaaattttattttatttttctaaattataagaatcaaatttgtaatttaacatttttttatttctagacTTTGAGAAATTTAATGTGgtttttttatcaaataaaaataaaataaagtttcaaTCCACGGTTAATTCATAGCTTAAACTTAAATAAGTGTACCATTTTAACTTTAAGTCTAaatgttacttttattttctataataaagtttttttagttggtaatactaaaaaaaatgagtaGCCGTTTCCTAATTTTGATaaccttattattattttattgtaaatttttttgttgaaaactaagggtgttcaaaaaactcgGTAACCCGACCAATCTGGACTATCCAATCCAAACCGcaagggttggattgggttaaaaaaatattaaattcgggttgggtcaaAGGGTTACCCCATTTCGGGGTCGGGTCGGGTCGACCCgacccgaatatatatataagtaacaaaaaaacagtcaaattaaaaaaaaaaaaaccgatgACCCAATCTGGCCCAACccaaaaattttgggttgggttgaccctaaaaaaaaactaataggATTCATTATTAGCCAATATGAATTTTTGAgttggtccacaaaaatctTTCAAATCCAATCCAAATTATCTACATCCTAttgaaaacatcaaaatttCCCCTAATTTTCATAAACACAAACATGATTTTTATAATATAgaatatataaacaaatatcTAAAGTCAAACTAAACAATATAGTTTTAATAACGGTTTTTTAGACAAAATTAGTAATGGTAGTATGCTCATCCTAATCATGTCACAGAATCTATCATTTCAAAACATCTTATTATCGggagtttttggtttttaaatgtaaaatggggataataaaatatatgaaatagaGGAATATTAGGCGATTTTGTatgattataataattattattttcaagatttcgataaaaaaaaaaaaaaaaaaaaatttaaaagaattttacTCCTTTCATTATATAAGTTTGAACTTTTATCAGTCTATGCAACCTttgattttatcaaattatgcaacctttgaattttacttctttcattttataactattacaactttaactttaaatttcataaaatgttttaatttttagttgctataatgagttttttttatttttatttttatttttttaactgtCTTAAGTATTCTAGCTGTATTTTGTTTTTCCATCTTGTAGAGGTTTCCttgaaaaaatcatttttt encodes:
- the LOC120082584 gene encoding uncharacterized protein LOC120082584, yielding MEVAEKSEETASTSTKKLPGTVNWGTATTIGVFAGMFYGGSKEAAASVSKDAEVTLKLGSTPDKREQYRLIRDAMEKRFIRVTRGSIVGGVRLGMFTAAFYGLQNLLAEKRAVHDVFNVAAAGSATAATFGLILPGSLKWRARNVALGSVLGAAFCFPLGWLHLKLVEKANEGNEALGYPNKVQKGESKSGVGAAIERFEENLNK
- the LOC120083896 gene encoding uncharacterized protein LOC120083896 → MSRTSLLIPLSLSLILSSLPPFSSTTNIHSDACRSFCGNITIDYPFALQYGCGHPGYRDLLYCMNDVLMFHIRSGSYRVLDIDYAYEALTLHDPHMSTCDTIVLGGRGNGFDIEEWRSPYLNPTADNAFLLIGCSAQSPLFQGFPNKHLVCRNISGMGCEEYYDCPAWDLLGHRRPGRVYGSGPPECCAVPFGSIKAINLTKLQCEGYSSAYNLAPLRINGPDEWAYGIRVKYSVQANEDFCRACQATGGTCGYGTDSVRQVCMCGSSNSTSTCDFVMSTLPRRMTSWTIIKAILAGSWMLML